The following is a genomic window from Drosophila busckii strain San Diego stock center, stock number 13000-0081.31 chromosome 2L, ASM1175060v1, whole genome shotgun sequence.
CAGCTCACCTCTCATGTTCCATGTTGCTGTAATCCTCGCGAGCTCTACAATAAACacgaaaatataatttgcaacattttgctgtgCGCGCGAGGGGTAACGCATTTCCACTTTACTGAAGTTGAGCTCTAAAGGGGGTGGGTTAGGGTTAGGGGGTACTTTGGTTATAGCTAGCACTGCAAGTAACACTAATTACCTGGAACTAAATATGGCGCCGGATTTGGTGGCGGTAGCCAATACGTAGCCGTTATCGCCGGATACGACTGATGGCCATTTGTGGCCATGTTTGtggactgttgttgttgttgagttgcTGTTGGTGAATGGGGCGACATGCTGCTGGCGCCGCatttactgttgctgctgctgttgttattgttatgggTTGCTCccactgatgctgctgctgctgctgttgctgttgcacatgTTGTTAGCGCTGTTTTGGCCAACAGagggcgctgcagctgcagctcactAACATTGCCAACgccatttccgtttccgttgatattgcttgttgttagggcgctgctattgttgttattattgttgtttaagcATTCCATGCTATTTGTCTGCTTCatctttttttatgcaatatttataggccgctagatggcgccaatacacacacacacagacgctaACACATAGACAAC
Proteins encoded in this region:
- the LOC108607784 gene encoding putative mediator of RNA polymerase II transcription subunit 29, with protein sequence MKQTNSMECLNNNNNNNSSALTTSNINGNGNGVGNVSELQLQRPLLAKTALTTCATATAAAAASVGATHNNNNSSSNSKCGASSMSPHSPTATQQQQQSTNMATNGHQSYPAITATYWLPPPNPAPYLVPELARITATWNMRGELSAWAKHKAIAKAMLLVSYANYTYISSVH